GACCGGATGCCGGGGTAAGAGCAATCCCTGGTCATGGTCCAGGAGGCGGCGTTCCAGATCGCGCAGCGCAGGTCCGGGTTCGACGCCGATCTCTTCGCGCAGCAGCTGCCGCACCTTGCGCAGCTGCGCAAGCGCGTCCGCCTGCCTGCCGCTGCGGAACAGGCCGAGCGCCAGCAATTCCCATCGCCGTTCGCGGTACGGCGTCTGGATGACCGCTTCGCTCAACGCCGCGACGGCACCTGCGGTGTCGCCGCACGCCAGCCGCGCAGCCTGCAGCTCTTCGACCGCGAGCTCCCGGAGTTCGCTCAACTTCGTTCGGGCACCGAGCAATTCGGGCGAGTCGCCGAGTTCGGTCCACGGTTGTCCGCGCCACAGCGCGAGACCGTCGGTCAGGGTGGTCACCGCCTTTTCGGCGTGACCGTTCAGCAGTGCGTGCACACCCGTGCCGACCAGCGCGCCGAACTTGTCCTGATCGGTGCACTCCGGTGGCAGCGCGAGCCGGTAGCCGCACCGATCGAGCACGAGGACCTGGCCGGCCCGCGGTCCGAGGGCGGCACGCAAACGATGGACCACGACGCGCACGTTCGGGCTGGGTCGACCGTGCGGGACGCGACCCCACAGGTACCCGGCCAGCACGTCGTTCGGCACCGAGGCGCCGCTCGCGAAGGAGAGCGCGGCCAACAGCTGACGCGGCCGTGGGCCGGGCAGGTCGACCGGCACGCCGTCGACGTCGATCTCGACCGGTCCGAGGACCCGGCACACGACCGGGCCCCCGTGACCGAGCGTGCCGGCCATCCCGCGATCAACGCTCTCGAGGCTGTCCAAGGTTCCTCCGCACAATGCGCCATCCAGGTGACAGTTCTCCAGTTAAGTACGGACTACCTGCGGAAACATCACCCCGCGTGCCGATGTTTTTCTCCGCCCCCTCGGTTAAAATAGAGAAGGACAAAAGGTGGTGGCCGGGTCGGCAGCATCAGGTGCCGCGAAGTCGTCGGCGACCCAGCCTTGCGGCACGCCGCAGCGTGAAACCGATCAGCACCCCGGGGAGTGGCACCAGTTGCCTCCGCGCGCGACAGTGGCGCGGCAAACGTTGGTTATCGCTCCGAGTGTCGCACGGTTGGTCCGGCGCGGAGGCTAGCTCAGCTCGCGATCGCGCCGGACCTGTTGGCGTGGTAGGGATTTGTGGCTAGGCGATGACGCTGCGCAGTTTCGCCGCGTAGGTATCGACGCGGCGCTGCTCCTGCGCGATGCGTTCCTTCGAGTGATGGGTCTCGATGCTCAGGCGACCCGCGAACGTGCTCACGATGGCCGCGCCACCCTCCGGCTGCTCCGGCGGCGGTGGCGTGCCCGCAGGGGGAGCCGCCGTGACGGTCGAGCGAAAGTCGGTGATACGCAACCCATCCGGGGCGGCCAGCGCGGGCACTCGACCCCAGTTGGAGACGATCATCATGCCGGGCAGCTGCGGTGGTCCCGCAGCGATCTGGTCGGGGATGTGCAGCGGTGTCTGCTGCACGATCCCGTCGGCGAGGGCGGTGTGCAGGGCCGCGCAGATGTCCTTGGCGAGTTCGACGAGGTCGGTGGTGTCCCCGGTGGGGTGGTAGTCGGCGAACCCGAGCAGGTTGGTGCCGTCGGTGCGGCCCACCGTCGGCGTGAGCCTGGTGCGCAGATCGACCGGGTAGACGTAGTTGATCTCGCTCAGTGGCAGATCGCGAATTTCCGCCTCGGTCAACAGGATTGCCGCCGATACCAATCCGTTGATCGTCACTCCGGTTCGGTGTCCCAGCTCGACCAGGGCCGTGGTCTCCGCCTCGGACAGCAGGCACCGCGACGAATCCGGCACGGTCTGGCGGATCTCTTCCGTCTCCGGTTCGGTGGCGGGCGGCGCCGGGCGCGATTCGGTGGGCGTGCCGGTTTCGGCGGCCGGCAGCTCCCGCTTCTCGATGCCGCGCGCGGCGAGCACTTCTTCGATGGATACCGGATAGGCGTGGACGGGCCGTACCGGTGTCTGCCCGGACACCAATTCCGTGTAGCACGACCATAATTCGGCCAGCACGGCCAGCGAGTGATAGGCGTCCGCGATGCTGTGATGAGTCAGCAAGGTCACGCTCGCGGTGTCGTCGGCGCGGGTCACGCACACCGCGCTCAACGTCTCGCCCTGGTCGAGTTTCTGATCGATCAGCAGGCGGTCCGGATCGTCGTCGACGACCGAGATCGCCGGAGCGGCTCCGGTCCCGGCGACCAGCGTGTAACCGCCGTCGCCGGTCGGCTCCAGTCGTGCCCCGAGCACCGGATAGGTCCGCACCACCGCCTCGTAAGCGGCAGACAATGCCGCGAGATCCAGCCGGCCCGTCACCTGAACCGCGTACCCCACGTAAACACCGATCCATGCGAACATCTGCTCGCTCGGCGCCAGCGGACGAACAACCGTAGACGTGGTCATAGAGCTCCCCTTCACCTAGACGACCAGCGTGCCCAACGGACGATCAAAGCCCCCACACGCACGCCGGAGCAACCGGTTTTCCGGCCGTCGCCTACCCTCCACGACCTGCGTTTCAGCAGCGTCTCAGTGGTGTTTCGCAGTCAGGAAACCAGCTGTACCGGGAGGTTGAGCAGGCCGTGCGAGCGCCAGGATTGCCGGTAGACGAGTTCGCTCTCCGCAACAGCGAGCCGGGCCCGAGGGTAACGCGCGAAGAATCCCGGGACGACGGCGTCGATGATCAGGTCCGCGGCTTGCGCACCGAGACAGTAGTGCGGACCACGGCCGAACAGCAGACTCGGGCGGTCGCCGCGGGCGGGATCGGCATCCGCGCCGAACAACGACAGCAGGATGGTGTCGCCCTTCGGGATCGTGGTCTCGCGCACGACGAGATCGGTGACCGCGAACCGGCGGAAGGCGAACGGCATCGGATTGGCTTGCTCGATGAGTTTGCCGCGTTGTGCCTGCCAATCTGCGGTCACTGCGGTTCCGGACCCCGAGATCAGCAGTGCGGTGATGATGTTCGCGCACGAGTGCACCGCGTTCTCCATGCCCGCCATCATCATGAGGAATGCCAGCGATACCAGTTCGTCCGGCGTGAGCGATCCTTCGTCGTCGCCGGCGCGGATCCAACCGCTGATCAGGTCGTTGCCGGGCGCTGCGCGTTTCGTGTCGATCAGCCCGGCGAAAGTGGCGGTCAGCCAGCCGATCGCCTTCTTCAGCCGCAGCAGGGACTCCGGCGACGCGGTATCGGCGGTGAACATCGCTGTCGCCGCATCACGAAGGTCCGGGTAGAGGTCGGCGGGTACGCCGAGGAGGTTGCCGATGACAATCGCAGGCACCGGTGCGCACAGACGGTCGAGCAGATCGACTGCTGTACCGTCATTTTCGGGTAGCGCCGCGAAGACGTCCGCCGCGATGCGGTCCACCGCGCTGCGGAGGGTGTCCGCGGAGCGTCGGGAAAACGCCGGTGCCGCAAGCTTTCTGATGCGGGAATGCTGATTGCCGTCCATATTCAGCAGATTGCGGTCCAGTGCGGGCGGCAGGGCGAAGCCGGTGTAGCCGTCCAGTGCGTGCTGCTTGTCCACGCTGAGCCGTGGATCGGCCAGCAACGTCGACACCTCGTCGTATCCGGCTATGACCCAAACTTTGTGCCCGCCAGGGATTTCCATGCGCCGCACAGGACCCCGCCAGCTCGCGTGCTCCGCCCACCGTGCCCTGGCCGACGCGCCGATCACCGCGGTTTCCACCATCACCCACACCTCACTGCCGCTTGTGCTTGCAGGATATGGGACGCCGCCGCGGAAGCCGATTCGGCATCGGTGCGTTACGCGACGTCGATCTGTGACTGCATGCTCAGATGTCTGCCGAGCAGGTGGACGCGTAGTCGTTGTTCCACAGTGGTTTCCTCGGGGTGGTGGATCTCGATGCTCAGCCGGTCGTCGAAGGTGCTGATGATGATCGTGCCGCTCGGCTGCTGTAGCCGATGCCCGGTCTTGTCCGGCTTCGCCACCATGAGGGTGCGGAAGTCGTTGACGCACAAGCCGTTCGGCAGAGCGGGGCGCTCGATGCGGCCCCAGTTGGTGGCCAGCACGATGCCGGGGGATCGTGGCGCCGGGCCGGATGCGATATCGGGGATGTGCAAGGGGGTCTGCTGCACGAGCCCGGTGTCCAGTCCGGCGTGCAGGGCGTCGCTGATCGCGCGCGCCAGGCCGACCATGGTGGTCGAGCCTGCCGGGGGAACGAAATCGGCGAAGCCGAGCACATTGGAACCTTCGGTGCTGCCGATGGCGGGGGTGACCCGGCTGCGCAGGTCGACGGAGTAGGTGTAGGTGAGATCGCGTAGCGGGAGCCCGCGTATCTCGGCCTCGGTGAGCAGAATCGCGGCGGAGGCCAGGCCGTTGATCGTGGTGCCTGCGCGGTGCGCGAGGTCGGCGAGTGCGGCGGTTTCTTGTTTCGACAGGCGGCAACGGGCCGTCAGGGGGATCAGATAGGGTGCCTCGTCCACCGGGAGTGCGACGCTGTGCGCGGTGTCGTGCACGAACGGCCGTACCGGTGCGGACGGGTCCGAGAATTTCTCGATGCCCCGGCACAGCAGCAGATTCTCGACTGCTTCCGGATAGCCGTGCATCGGCAGCGCGGGTTCGCGTCCGTGGCACGCCTCGGTGTAGCAGGACCAGAGATCCGCGAGCACCGCGAGCGAATGGCAGGCGTCCGCGATGCTGTGGTGCGTCACCAGTGTCACGCCCGCCCGGTCCCCGTCCAGGACGACGCACAGGGCGGCCAGTGCACTGCGCTGATCCAGTTGCGCGCCGGTGAGCAGCAGTTCAGGATTCCCCTGGGAAACAGTTAATTGCGTTGTGCTACCTAATGATTCGACCAGAATATGGTGTTTGCCGTCCGGCTCCAGGCGTGCCCCGAGCGCGGGGTACGCGCGGAGCACGGTGTCGAAGGCTACCGACAGTGCGGTTAGATTCAACCGACCGGAAAGCCGCATCGAATAGCCGACGACGACTTCACTGCTCGCGAAGATCTCCTCACTCGGTGCCAACGGCCGGATGACGGTAGCCGTGGTCATGTCGAAATCCCTCCACCGGAGACTGCCCCATCGAGGCTAGCTCTAAGGCCGGGCACACCACGGTCTTTCGGAATCATCGCCTCTGTGATGTATCGCCCGTACCGAACATGCTGTTTCCGGTTGTGGCCACAACGAGACCTGCATCGATGATCAACCACTGCCCGCACACACAGCGCAGGTAGCGGACGGTGCCGTGCGACGACACCAGTGCGGGTGCCGGCCAGGAACATGCGGGGCAGGTGACGTCCATGAGTCCAGCCTGGTGTAATGGTCTAGTGCATTTCAACCCTTACGGCGGCGCGGCGGCCGAGCTGGCGGCGCGGCTGGTGAACGCCGGCCCGGACCAAGATCTGCGGCAGCTGCTGGCCGACGCGGATTACAAACCGCTCGGCTCGGTGACCGCCGCGCAGGTCGCGGAACTGCGCCGGTGGATCCGTGAACTCGATGCGATGTTCGATCACCCCACCGTGCGCCGGCTCAACGCTCTGCTAGCCAAAACCACAAGTCAGCCCTATATTTCGACGCACGACGACCGCCCGCCGCACCTGCATTTCGCGCAGGAGACCGCCCCGGTCGACGAGCGGGTCAAGGCCTACACCGCGGTCGGTCTCGCCGCGCTGTTCTGCGACGATCCCACGCGGATCGGCCGCTGCGCCCGCGTGGGCTGCGACCAGGTCTTCGTCGATACCTCCCGCAACGGCAGGCGGCGCTTCTGCTCTACTCGCTGCTCTACTCGGGTGCACGTGGCCGAGCATCGCTCCCGCCGAGCGGGCTGAGATCGCGCTGGCCTCGGCGTTTACCGCTGTGCGGCGGGCAGGCCGAGCGCATGACGACGTCTCGTCGCCATCTTCTGCAATTGCAGATGGTTGTGCCGACGCGAACCGAACGGTCTGAGCGCGGGTGCGGGCGTGTGGCTTTCGTCGCGCCCGCAGTGGGGCCGAAAGGCCGGTCCGGAACACGAGCAGGCAAGCTGGCATCGCATTTGTGACGACATTCGTCGCAGCACTTTGCAATTGCAGATGTCGCTTTCATTTCCCGATCTGCGCGAAACCGGGTGCTTGTGGCGGAAAAGAGATCTCGTAATAGTTCGTGAATTGTCAACAGCCCTTTACCGATGTGACCGTTCGGGCCGCCATTTTTCTTCGGTGGAACCACCGTTCCGGCGCGTCGCGCGTCACTCTCGATGGCCGAAATCGGCGGCGGCTTCGGCCCCGCCGGGCGACTAGAATGGCAGTAGAGCCGAGGCCTGATGTCCGTTCGTGGCAGTACCCGGCGATCATGCCGACGCCGTGTCGCCACATTCTGTACTTGCAAACGTCGTTCTCGTCAGCGGTAGCTCGCCGCGGCCCCGCGGCTCAGTAGGCCTTGTCCGCTGCCACTACTCGGCCGGATTCTATTGCGGCAAGCAGGATTTGGTGATCGTCAGCCGTTCGGTCGGCGTACGCCAGGGCGAAGTCGATCATGGCGCGGTCGAAGGCATCGCTGGTGCCGAGGTATGCGGCGATCGCGACGCGATCACCGGATCGAGCGTGCGCCCGGGCGAGCGTATGGCCGCAGAGCGCGGAGTAGTCGCGCAGATATCGGCGTGACATCTCCTCGATCGTCGCCGAACCCTTCATATCGCGGAGCTGGCGGCAGTAGTAGTGCCTGCCGTCCGATCCGGCCGCCCAGCCGAGGAAGATATCGCTCGCGGCCTGGGTGAGCCGCTGCCCGTGCACCACTCGGTGCCCTTGGTTACGGAACTTGCTCGGCCCGGTGTGCCGCGCGAGCACCGACTCCTGCGCCTCCTTCACCTGCAGGAACAACGGACTGC
This genomic stretch from Nocardia brasiliensis ATCC 700358 harbors:
- a CDS encoding CGNR zinc finger domain-containing protein, which produces MHFNPYGGAAAELAARLVNAGPDQDLRQLLADADYKPLGSVTAAQVAELRRWIRELDAMFDHPTVRRLNALLAKTTSQPYISTHDDRPPHLHFAQETAPVDERVKAYTAVGLAALFCDDPTRIGRCARVGCDQVFVDTSRNGRRRFCSTRCSTRVHVAEHRSRRAG
- a CDS encoding AfsR/SARP family transcriptional regulator, yielding MDSLESVDRGMAGTLGHGGPVVCRVLGPVEIDVDGVPVDLPGPRPRQLLAALSFASGASVPNDVLAGYLWGRVPHGRPSPNVRVVVHRLRAALGPRAGQVLVLDRCGYRLALPPECTDQDKFGALVGTGVHALLNGHAEKAVTTLTDGLALWRGQPWTELGDSPELLGARTKLSELRELAVEELQAARLACGDTAGAVAALSEAVIQTPYRERRWELLALGLFRSGRQADALAQLRKVRQLLREEIGVEPGPALRDLERRLLDHDQGLLLPRHPVRTATGSPATGPLVRGFRAYPAEQRAG
- a CDS encoding phthiocerol/phthiodiolone dimycocerosyl transferase family protein, encoding MTTSTVVRPLAPSEQMFAWIGVYVGYAVQVTGRLDLAALSAAYEAVVRTYPVLGARLEPTGDGGYTLVAGTGAAPAISVVDDDPDRLLIDQKLDQGETLSAVCVTRADDTASVTLLTHHSIADAYHSLAVLAELWSCYTELVSGQTPVRPVHAYPVSIEEVLAARGIEKRELPAAETGTPTESRPAPPATEPETEEIRQTVPDSSRCLLSEAETTALVELGHRTGVTINGLVSAAILLTEAEIRDLPLSEINYVYPVDLRTRLTPTVGRTDGTNLLGFADYHPTGDTTDLVELAKDICAALHTALADGIVQQTPLHIPDQIAAGPPQLPGMMIVSNWGRVPALAAPDGLRITDFRSTVTAAPPAGTPPPPEQPEGGAAIVSTFAGRLSIETHHSKERIAQEQRRVDTYAAKLRSVIA
- a CDS encoding phthiocerol/phthiodiolone dimycocerosyl transferase family protein; this translates as MTTATVIRPLAPSEEIFASSEVVVGYSMRLSGRLNLTALSVAFDTVLRAYPALGARLEPDGKHHILVESLGSTTQLTVSQGNPELLLTGAQLDQRSALAALCVVLDGDRAGVTLVTHHSIADACHSLAVLADLWSCYTEACHGREPALPMHGYPEAVENLLLCRGIEKFSDPSAPVRPFVHDTAHSVALPVDEAPYLIPLTARCRLSKQETAALADLAHRAGTTINGLASAAILLTEAEIRGLPLRDLTYTYSVDLRSRVTPAIGSTEGSNVLGFADFVPPAGSTTMVGLARAISDALHAGLDTGLVQQTPLHIPDIASGPAPRSPGIVLATNWGRIERPALPNGLCVNDFRTLMVAKPDKTGHRLQQPSGTIIISTFDDRLSIEIHHPEETTVEQRLRVHLLGRHLSMQSQIDVA
- a CDS encoding cytochrome P450, with protein sequence MVETAVIGASARARWAEHASWRGPVRRMEIPGGHKVWVIAGYDEVSTLLADPRLSVDKQHALDGYTGFALPPALDRNLLNMDGNQHSRIRKLAAPAFSRRSADTLRSAVDRIAADVFAALPENDGTAVDLLDRLCAPVPAIVIGNLLGVPADLYPDLRDAATAMFTADTASPESLLRLKKAIGWLTATFAGLIDTKRAAPGNDLISGWIRAGDDEGSLTPDELVSLAFLMMMAGMENAVHSCANIITALLISGSGTAVTADWQAQRGKLIEQANPMPFAFRRFAVTDLVVRETTIPKGDTILLSLFGADADPARGDRPSLLFGRGPHYCLGAQAADLIIDAVVPGFFARYPRARLAVAESELVYRQSWRSHGLLNLPVQLVS